The Algoriphagus sp. TR-M9 genome has a window encoding:
- the cas1 gene encoding type II CRISPR-associated endonuclease Cas1 produces the protein MIKRTLFFGNPAYLSTKNEQLLVSFPDDKPDRTVPIEDIGMLVLENQQITITNGLLCKLTARKVAVVSCNAQHLPNSLLLPMQGHTEQTERVRYQLEASQPLKKNLWQQTVSAKIKNQYSLLKEKGKESKRMEYLYKNVSSGDSGNNEAQAAAIYWQALFDIPDFNRGQNGIPPNNLLNYGYAILRAVIARALVSSGMLPGVGIWHRNKYNAYCLADDIMEPYRPYVDLVVAFIVENNDDIDELTTELKKELLAIPALDVMIDGQKSPLMVAASRTSSSLFECFAGIRRKIVYPDYG, from the coding sequence ATGATCAAACGAACCCTTTTCTTCGGTAATCCAGCCTACCTGAGCACCAAAAATGAACAGCTCTTAGTGAGTTTTCCTGACGATAAGCCAGACAGGACAGTCCCCATTGAGGATATAGGAATGCTTGTTTTAGAAAACCAGCAGATCACCATTACCAATGGTCTTTTATGCAAGCTTACTGCCAGAAAAGTGGCGGTGGTTTCTTGCAATGCACAGCATTTGCCCAATAGTCTTCTATTACCCATGCAGGGCCATACCGAGCAGACCGAGCGGGTACGTTACCAGTTGGAAGCTTCCCAGCCGCTCAAAAAGAATCTTTGGCAGCAAACTGTGTCGGCAAAGATCAAAAACCAATATTCCTTACTGAAGGAAAAAGGGAAGGAATCCAAGCGAATGGAGTATCTCTATAAAAATGTCAGTTCCGGGGATTCAGGAAATAATGAAGCCCAGGCAGCAGCGATTTATTGGCAGGCCCTGTTTGATATCCCGGATTTCAATAGGGGGCAAAACGGAATCCCGCCCAATAACCTACTGAATTATGGCTATGCCATACTCCGGGCCGTGATTGCCAGAGCATTGGTCTCCTCCGGTATGCTACCGGGAGTGGGGATCTGGCACCGGAATAAATACAATGCCTATTGTCTGGCAGATGACATTATGGAACCTTACCGTCCCTATGTGGATTTGGTCGTGGCTTTTATTGTTGAAAATAATGATGACATAGATGAACTGACCACCGAATTAAAGAAAGAATTGCTGGCCATTCCGGCATTGGATGTAATGATCGATGGCCAGAAAAGCCCCCTGATGGTGGCGGCCAGCAGAACCAGTTCTTCCCTTTTCGAGTGTTTTGCAGGAATCAGAAGAAAAATTGTTTACCCTGACTATGGATGA
- a CDS encoding transposase, with amino-acid sequence MQQGHSYHIYNHANGSENIFREEENYRFFLRQYDKYLDGVVETYAYCLMPNYFHLLVGVKEFSDLPGFENLAGLERIPITKAFSNFFNSYTKAFNKKDQRRGSLFIKNFKRKPILTESQWQHAFLYIHLNPIKHGFAVDLEDWKWSSWKAYQAIEKESLLNRDYYLNFFDGLDHLNQTMESKKEDVMNKELE; translated from the coding sequence ATGCAACAAGGCCACTCTTACCATATCTATAACCATGCAAACGGCTCGGAGAATATTTTCCGGGAGGAGGAGAACTATCGCTTTTTTCTTCGACAATACGATAAATATCTGGATGGGGTAGTGGAGACTTATGCTTATTGTCTGATGCCAAACTACTTCCACTTGCTGGTAGGCGTGAAGGAGTTTTCAGACCTGCCAGGTTTTGAAAACCTGGCAGGTCTGGAGCGTATCCCCATTACGAAGGCATTCAGCAATTTCTTCAACAGTTATACCAAAGCATTCAATAAGAAAGACCAGAGAAGAGGGAGCCTTTTCATTAAAAATTTCAAGCGAAAACCAATTCTGACAGAATCCCAGTGGCAACATGCCTTTTTGTATATCCACCTGAATCCCATTAAGCATGGTTTTGCGGTGGACTTGGAAGATTGGAAGTGGTCGAGCTGGAAGGCTTATCAGGCTATTGAGAAAGAGTCTTTATTGAATAGAGACTATTACCTTAACTTCTTTGATGGTTTGGATCATTTAAATCAAACCATGGAATCGAAAAAGGAGGATGTAATGAATAAAGAGCTAGAATAG
- the cas9 gene encoding type II CRISPR RNA-guided endonuclease Cas9 (Cas9, originally named Csn1, is the large, multifunctional signature protein of type II CRISPR/Cas systems. It is well known even to general audiences because its RNA-guided endonuclease activity has made it a popular tool for custom editing of eukaryotic genomes.) → MKNILGLDLGTTSIGFAHVIEGNDPSKSSIKQIGVRVNPLTTDEQTNFEKGKPVSINADRTLKRGARRNLDRYQDRRANLIHVLSKASLITKETKLAEDGKNTTHETWRMRAKSVVERIEKEDLARVLLSINKKRGYKSSRKVSNEDEGQAIDGMEVAKRLYEEKITPGQLSYRLLLEGKKHVPDFYRSDLQEELDKVWAFQRQFYPEILTDEFKKELEGKGQRATSTSFWTKYNFNTAENKGTREEKKVQAYKWRSEALSQQLEKEEVAYVVTEINNNLNNSSGYLGAISDRSKELYFNKETVGQYLYKQLLENPHVRLKNQVFYRQDYLDEFEAIWEEQKKHHPELTDELKIEIRDIVIFYQRKLKSQKGLVSFCEFESKEIEIENGKKKTIGLKVAPKSSPLFQEFKIWQILHNVLVKKKGNKKPIAKIEKQGSLFEEELEIFPLDYEEKKYLFEELNLKGNLPAKNILELLGYKNQDWEINYTHLEGNRTNKALYEAYMRILDIEGYDVKDLLRVKSNKDEVELDDLSVAASEIKSMVKRIFETLKIDPAILDFNPELDGKAFEKQASYQLWHLLYSYEGDDSASGNEKLYELLEKKFGFTREHSQILANVTLSDDYGNLSSKAIRKIYPYIKESNYSTACELAEYRHSATSLTKEEIANRPLKDKLELLKKNSLRNPVVEKILNQMINVINALIEKNSKKDENGNIVEYFKFDEIRIELARELKKNAKERAEMTTNINAAKTAHEKIFKLLQNEFGVKNPSRNDIIRYRLYEELKSTGYKDLYTNTYIPREILFSKQIDIDHIIPQAKLFDDSFSNKTVVYRKDNLDKGNKTAYDYIDSKYGEDKLEAFEIRIASLFELNKKNKEEGISRAKYQKLLKRETEIGDGFIERDLRDSQYIAKKAKNMLYEISRSVVSTTGSVTNRLREDWDLVNIMQELNFDKFKKLGLTELVEEKDGTFKERIIDWSKRNDHRHHAMDALTVAFTKHSHIQYLNNLNARKNETNKFHRSIIGIESKETHVTIDDKGNKKRVFNLPIPNFREQAKEHLENVLVSHKAKNKVVTKNKNRTKSKTGDNVKVELTPRGQLHKETVYGKYRYYEVKEEKVGTKFDLRTIEKVANPIFKEALLQRLSENGGVPTKAFGGKNSPSKNPIYLNEDKTEILPEKVKLVWLEENYSIRKDISPENFKDEKSIGKVIDQGVKRALLSRLRVFGGDPKKAFSDLDKNPIWLNEEKGISLKRVTISGVKNADSLHYKKDHFGNEITDKDGNRIPIDFVSTGNNHHVAIYRDENGSLQENVVSFFEALERVNQSLPIIDRGFNQHLGWRFLFTMKQNEYFVFPNEVMDFNPIEVDLLNPENAKIISPNLFRVQKLATKNYMFRSHLETSVEEKKTLINIAYINLRSTAQLQNIVKVRVNHLGEIVRVGEY, encoded by the coding sequence ATGAAAAATATTCTTGGTTTAGATCTGGGTACTACCTCCATAGGCTTTGCTCATGTAATTGAGGGAAATGATCCTTCAAAGTCATCAATCAAACAAATAGGCGTTCGAGTCAATCCTCTTACCACGGATGAGCAGACCAATTTCGAAAAAGGAAAACCAGTTTCCATCAATGCAGATCGTACGCTGAAACGAGGTGCGAGGAGAAATCTTGATCGTTATCAGGATAGAAGAGCCAATCTGATCCATGTGTTGTCCAAAGCTAGTCTCATCACAAAAGAAACCAAGCTGGCAGAGGATGGTAAAAACACCACACATGAAACCTGGAGAATGAGGGCTAAATCTGTTGTCGAGAGAATAGAAAAGGAGGACTTGGCACGGGTACTTTTATCGATCAATAAAAAGCGGGGCTATAAGAGTAGTCGTAAGGTATCCAATGAGGACGAGGGTCAGGCTATAGATGGGATGGAGGTAGCTAAGAGACTTTATGAAGAAAAAATCACACCTGGCCAACTAAGCTATAGACTGCTGCTAGAAGGTAAAAAGCATGTTCCTGATTTTTACCGTTCCGATTTACAAGAAGAATTAGATAAAGTATGGGCTTTTCAACGGCAGTTTTATCCTGAGATTCTTACAGATGAGTTTAAAAAAGAATTAGAAGGCAAAGGACAAAGGGCAACTTCAACGTCTTTTTGGACTAAATACAATTTTAATACGGCAGAAAACAAAGGAACTAGAGAAGAGAAAAAAGTCCAAGCTTATAAATGGCGAAGTGAAGCGTTGTCCCAGCAGTTAGAGAAAGAGGAAGTCGCTTATGTAGTTACCGAAATAAACAACAACCTTAACAATTCAAGTGGATATTTGGGGGCTATTTCAGACAGAAGCAAGGAACTGTATTTCAACAAGGAAACTGTGGGGCAATATCTGTATAAGCAATTGCTGGAAAATCCCCACGTACGATTGAAAAATCAGGTGTTTTATCGCCAAGATTATTTGGACGAATTTGAAGCTATTTGGGAAGAACAGAAAAAGCACCATCCTGAATTGACAGATGAACTAAAAATAGAAATTCGTGACATTGTTATTTTTTACCAGCGTAAGCTCAAGTCTCAAAAAGGACTGGTGAGTTTCTGTGAATTTGAAAGTAAGGAGATAGAAATAGAAAACGGTAAAAAGAAAACCATAGGATTAAAAGTAGCACCTAAGTCTTCTCCACTTTTTCAGGAGTTTAAGATCTGGCAAATACTGCATAATGTTTTGGTCAAAAAAAAGGGAAACAAAAAACCCATTGCAAAGATTGAGAAACAGGGAAGTTTATTTGAAGAAGAGCTAGAGATTTTTCCTTTAGATTATGAAGAGAAAAAATATCTCTTCGAAGAATTGAATTTAAAAGGAAACCTACCCGCCAAGAATATCCTTGAATTATTGGGCTACAAAAATCAAGACTGGGAAATTAACTATACCCATTTGGAAGGCAACCGAACCAATAAGGCATTGTATGAAGCTTATATGAGAATTTTGGATATAGAAGGATATGATGTAAAGGATTTGCTGAGAGTGAAATCAAATAAAGATGAAGTAGAGTTGGATGATCTAAGTGTCGCTGCCTCTGAGATAAAGTCGATGGTTAAACGAATTTTTGAAACCTTAAAGATCGACCCTGCCATTTTAGACTTCAATCCAGAACTTGATGGAAAAGCTTTTGAAAAGCAAGCTTCTTATCAGCTTTGGCACCTTTTGTATTCCTACGAGGGGGATGACTCGGCAAGCGGAAACGAAAAACTATATGAATTACTGGAGAAGAAATTTGGCTTCACAAGAGAACACAGCCAGATCTTAGCGAATGTAACCTTGTCAGATGATTACGGCAATCTGAGTAGTAAAGCAATTCGAAAAATTTACCCATACATCAAAGAGAGCAATTACAGTACGGCCTGTGAGTTGGCAGAATATAGGCATTCTGCAACGTCATTGACAAAGGAGGAAATTGCAAATCGCCCTTTGAAAGACAAGTTGGAATTGCTGAAAAAAAACAGTTTGCGAAATCCTGTGGTAGAAAAAATCCTGAATCAAATGATTAATGTGATCAATGCATTGATTGAGAAAAACAGCAAAAAGGATGAAAATGGGAATATTGTAGAATACTTCAAGTTTGACGAAATAAGGATTGAACTTGCTCGTGAGTTGAAAAAAAATGCGAAGGAACGCGCAGAGATGACCACGAACATCAATGCGGCAAAAACAGCCCATGAAAAGATTTTTAAGCTGTTGCAGAATGAATTCGGAGTGAAAAATCCTAGCCGAAATGATATCATACGTTATCGCCTATATGAGGAGTTGAAGAGCACAGGGTACAAAGATCTATATACAAACACCTATATTCCGAGGGAAATATTATTCAGTAAGCAAATAGACATTGATCACATCATCCCTCAGGCAAAATTATTTGACGATAGCTTCTCCAACAAAACAGTAGTATATCGGAAGGACAACCTGGATAAAGGAAATAAAACTGCCTACGATTACATAGATAGCAAATATGGAGAGGATAAACTCGAAGCTTTTGAAATTAGAATAGCTAGCCTTTTTGAATTGAACAAAAAGAACAAAGAGGAAGGGATTTCTAGAGCTAAATACCAAAAGTTATTAAAAAGGGAGACGGAAATAGGAGATGGATTTATAGAACGTGACTTGAGGGATAGTCAATATATAGCCAAGAAAGCAAAAAACATGTTGTATGAAATTTCCCGCTCTGTAGTTTCTACAACAGGAAGCGTGACGAATCGGTTACGTGAAGATTGGGATTTGGTCAATATTATGCAGGAATTGAATTTTGATAAATTCAAAAAATTGGGATTAACTGAATTGGTTGAGGAAAAAGACGGGACGTTCAAAGAACGCATCATAGACTGGAGTAAAAGGAATGATCATCGCCATCACGCCATGGATGCTTTGACTGTTGCTTTTACAAAGCATAGTCACATTCAGTACCTAAATAACCTGAATGCCAGAAAGAACGAGACAAATAAATTCCATAGAAGTATTATCGGAATTGAGTCAAAAGAGACCCATGTAACTATAGATGATAAAGGAAATAAAAAACGTGTTTTCAATTTGCCTATTCCAAATTTTAGAGAACAGGCCAAGGAACATTTAGAAAATGTATTGGTGTCACATAAAGCTAAGAATAAGGTGGTCACCAAAAATAAAAACAGAACAAAATCAAAAACTGGAGATAATGTAAAAGTCGAACTCACTCCAAGGGGGCAGTTGCACAAGGAGACTGTTTATGGGAAATACCGATATTATGAAGTTAAGGAGGAAAAAGTTGGGACAAAATTCGATTTGCGTACCATCGAAAAAGTTGCCAATCCAATATTCAAAGAGGCACTTTTGCAGAGATTATCCGAAAATGGAGGAGTCCCAACGAAAGCATTTGGAGGAAAAAATTCACCATCAAAGAATCCTATTTATTTGAATGAGGATAAAACAGAAATTCTTCCCGAAAAAGTGAAATTAGTTTGGCTGGAGGAAAATTATTCTATCAGAAAAGACATCAGCCCTGAGAATTTCAAGGATGAAAAATCAATTGGAAAGGTAATAGATCAAGGAGTGAAAAGAGCTCTATTAAGTCGTTTGCGAGTATTTGGTGGAGATCCTAAAAAAGCCTTTTCTGATTTGGATAAGAATCCTATTTGGCTCAATGAGGAAAAGGGTATTTCCCTCAAACGGGTGACTATTAGTGGTGTGAAAAATGCAGATTCTTTACATTATAAAAAAGACCATTTCGGTAATGAAATTACTGACAAGGATGGCAATAGAATCCCGATTGATTTTGTGAGTACTGGCAATAATCATCATGTAGCTATTTATAGAGATGAAAATGGGAGTCTGCAAGAAAATGTAGTCTCATTTTTTGAAGCACTGGAAAGGGTAAATCAGTCATTGCCGATTATTGATAGGGGCTTCAATCAGCATTTAGGTTGGCGGTTCTTATTCACAATGAAACAGAATGAATACTTTGTTTTTCCGAATGAGGTTATGGATTTCAATCCAATTGAAGTGGATTTATTAAACCCTGAGAATGCTAAGATTATTAGCCCGAATTTGTTTAGGGTACAGAAGTTGGCTACAAAAAATTATATGTTTAGAAGTCACCTAGAAACTAGTGTTGAAGAAAAGAAGACTCTTATAAATATCGCTTATATCAATTTAAGGAGTACGGCTCAATTGCAAAACATTGTCAAAGTTCGTGTTAACCATTTAGGGGAAATTGTAAGAGTTGGAGAGTATTAA